A genomic window from Streptomyces mirabilis includes:
- a CDS encoding UbiA family prenyltransferase → MGTPEQSTADGAAASWADRMGGLAGSCHPGPVVAVTALMAALAATAEQGAARCVLTAAAVLTGQLSVGWCNDAFDARRDIAAGRRGKPVVDGTVGVTEVWVAAYVALALCVPLSFACGLWAGVVHLVGVAAAWAYDLRLKATAWSWAPYAVGFAALPAFVALGLPGQPWPAWWVVTAGALLGVGAHLGDVLPDIHGDLATGVRGLPHRLGPDGARLLLPVPLVTASAVLALGPAGGPGRWGVAALAVATVVAVAGMVLGRRRQRAAFAAAVAVAVVDVALLLLRGTGIA, encoded by the coding sequence GTGGGCACTCCTGAGCAGTCGACGGCCGACGGCGCGGCCGCGAGTTGGGCCGACCGGATGGGAGGCCTGGCCGGGTCGTGCCATCCCGGGCCTGTCGTGGCGGTCACCGCCTTGATGGCCGCGCTGGCCGCGACCGCCGAACAGGGCGCCGCACGGTGTGTCCTGACCGCAGCCGCAGTTCTGACCGGGCAGTTGTCCGTGGGCTGGTGCAACGACGCGTTCGATGCGCGCCGGGACATCGCCGCCGGCCGCCGTGGCAAACCCGTCGTCGACGGCACGGTGGGTGTGACGGAGGTGTGGGTGGCGGCGTATGTCGCGCTGGCGCTGTGCGTGCCGTTGTCGTTCGCCTGCGGCCTGTGGGCGGGCGTCGTTCACCTGGTCGGGGTGGCGGCGGCGTGGGCGTACGACCTGCGGCTCAAGGCGACTGCATGGTCCTGGGCGCCGTACGCGGTGGGTTTCGCCGCGCTCCCGGCGTTCGTGGCGCTGGGGCTGCCGGGGCAGCCGTGGCCGGCCTGGTGGGTTGTCACCGCCGGGGCCCTATTGGGGGTTGGAGCCCATCTGGGTGATGTGCTGCCGGATATCCACGGGGATCTGGCGACAGGCGTACGGGGACTTCCGCACCGGCTGGGCCCGGACGGCGCGCGGCTGCTGCTGCCGGTGCCGCTGGTGACCGCGTCCGCGGTTCTGGCGCTGGGGCCCGCCGGAGGCCCCGGCAGATGGGGAGTGGCGGCCCTCGCGGTGGCCACAGTGGTGGCGGTGGCGGGGATGGTGCTGGGACGCCGCCGGCAGCGGGCGGCGTTCGCGGCAGCCGTCGCAGTGGCGGTGGTGGACGTGGCGTTGTTGCTGCTGCGCGGCACCGGGATCGCCTGA
- a CDS encoding SPW repeat protein has translation MATHHAPIEEHPDLMELRARHDRAAITPRAQMIEALALITGLYLAASPWIVGFNGFTTLAVTNLIAGIAYMLLLGGLGSSYERTHSMAWAAAAIGIWTCVAPWIVAGDVAHTRSITSNLITGAIATLLALAAASAARDHTDNRRSSTGNYNDRRTRSQGREDR, from the coding sequence ATGGCGACCCATCACGCACCCATCGAAGAACACCCCGACCTGATGGAACTGCGCGCCCGGCACGACCGCGCCGCCATCACCCCACGCGCCCAGATGATCGAGGCCCTCGCGCTCATCACCGGCCTGTACCTCGCCGCGTCCCCCTGGATAGTCGGCTTCAACGGCTTCACCACCCTCGCCGTCACCAACCTCATCGCCGGGATCGCCTACATGCTGCTCCTGGGCGGCCTGGGCAGTTCCTACGAGCGCACCCACTCCATGGCCTGGGCCGCCGCCGCCATCGGCATCTGGACCTGCGTCGCCCCCTGGATCGTCGCCGGCGACGTCGCCCACACCCGCTCCATCACCAGCAACCTCATCACGGGCGCCATCGCCACGCTCCTCGCCCTCGCCGCCGCCTCCGCCGCCCGCGACCACACCGACAACCGCCGCAGCAGCACCGGCAACTACAACGACCGCCGCACCCGGTCCCAGGGGCGCGAAGACCGCTGA
- a CDS encoding DUF2231 domain-containing protein produces the protein MNTHTLDTSTKAGKASALDTASTWWLTTLDRIERSVGADPAIRVLQRGIRSVPLGEVRDLLRGRPLGHPVHPILVQVPIGCWLSAAVLDLVPAGQRAPTILTAVGLAGVAPAAVAGWADWADLPPEQARVGLAHAVSNVAAVAFYTASLTARLRGHSTKGRLWSLGGLTAVAVSGALGGHVAYRQAVGAQPTI, from the coding sequence ATGAACACTCACACCCTCGACACCTCTACGAAGGCGGGAAAGGCCTCGGCCCTAGACACCGCGTCGACATGGTGGCTGACGACTCTGGACCGTATCGAACGGTCGGTAGGAGCGGATCCGGCGATCCGGGTTCTCCAGCGGGGAATCCGCTCGGTCCCGCTGGGCGAGGTACGCGATCTGCTGCGCGGCAGGCCGCTGGGCCATCCCGTACATCCCATTCTGGTACAGGTACCGATCGGCTGCTGGCTGTCGGCCGCTGTACTGGACCTCGTGCCCGCAGGGCAGCGCGCGCCTACGATCCTCACGGCCGTCGGTTTGGCCGGAGTCGCCCCGGCAGCGGTCGCCGGCTGGGCCGACTGGGCGGACCTGCCGCCCGAACAGGCCCGGGTCGGACTGGCCCACGCGGTCTCGAACGTGGCCGCGGTGGCCTTCTACACCGCGTCCCTGACGGCGCGGCTCCGCGGGCACTCGACGAAGGGCAGGCTGTGGTCATTGGGTGGGCTGACGGCGGTCGCTGTGAGCGGCGCGCTGGGCGGGCACGTCGCCTATCGGCAGGCCGTCGGAGCGCAACCCACAATCTGA
- a CDS encoding hydrophobic protein — MVPLLLVLLLALILFGAGFALKALWFVAVIVLVVWLVGFVARPKGGSGRWYRW, encoded by the coding sequence ATGGTTCCCCTGCTTCTCGTTCTTCTGCTCGCCCTGATTCTCTTCGGCGCGGGATTCGCGCTGAAGGCTTTGTGGTTCGTCGCGGTCATCGTGTTGGTGGTCTGGCTGGTCGGGTTCGTCGCCCGCCCCAAGGGAGGAAGCGGCCGCTGGTACCGCTGGTAG
- a CDS encoding CsbD family protein, with product MSGSEKTQAKTEQAKGKVKETTGGAVGNEKLTAEGRAEQAKGDARQAKEKIKDVFKD from the coding sequence ATGTCCGGCAGCGAGAAGACTCAGGCCAAGACCGAGCAAGCCAAGGGCAAGGTCAAGGAGACCACGGGTGGCGCCGTCGGCAACGAGAAGTTGACCGCCGAGGGCCGTGCCGAGCAGGCCAAGGGCGACGCCCGCCAAGCCAAGGAAAAGATCAAGGACGTCTTCAAGGACTGA